The proteins below are encoded in one region of Gemmatimonadales bacterium:
- a CDS encoding phosphodiester glycosidase family protein: MFAAVVAALLQAQSPAPALEVRIAGAWIGWPNYAPGAAVARPGLLDAAIAWEDSADGLVTGSFVVRTAEGALRNSVAVVELDPRRFRFDLALLPPDGRRSAADHLAADSTLVLVSNTGLFRVNGTPQGLVMLDGRRRGALAGWLDAVVVLDSAGVHVTDIATAAREMPPGSSGFQTLPFLVRDQRVVFGWTNGLKLSRTHRDRRITLCLNPGRIRLFLSNFEVFGATAGRVPIGLTIPEQALIAAGMGCAEAVALDGGISSQIAIRVGKRVVRWPGWRRVPLMLQVRRR; this comes from the coding sequence GTGTTCGCCGCCGTCGTCGCCGCGTTGCTCCAGGCGCAGTCACCCGCGCCGGCCCTCGAGGTGCGCATCGCCGGGGCCTGGATCGGATGGCCGAACTACGCCCCCGGCGCGGCCGTGGCGCGGCCCGGCCTGCTCGATGCCGCCATCGCCTGGGAGGACAGCGCCGACGGCCTAGTCACCGGCAGCTTCGTGGTGCGTACCGCGGAAGGAGCACTGCGCAACAGCGTGGCAGTGGTCGAACTCGACCCGCGCCGGTTCCGGTTCGATCTCGCCCTGCTGCCGCCCGACGGCCGCCGCAGCGCCGCCGATCATCTCGCCGCCGACAGCACGCTGGTGCTGGTATCCAACACCGGGCTGTTCCGGGTCAACGGCACTCCGCAGGGGCTGGTGATGCTCGATGGCCGTCGTCGCGGCGCGCTGGCCGGCTGGCTCGACGCCGTCGTGGTGCTCGACAGCGCCGGGGTGCATGTCACGGACATCGCGACCGCGGCGCGGGAAATGCCGCCGGGTTCGTCGGGATTCCAGACCCTGCCGTTCCTGGTGCGCGACCAGCGCGTGGTGTTCGGGTGGACCAACGGGCTGAAGCTCTCGCGCACCCATCGTGACCGCCGCATCACCCTGTGCCTGAATCCGGGGCGGATCCGCCTGTTCCTCAGCAACTTCGAGGTGTTCGGGGCGACGGCGGGCCGGGTGCCCATCGGGCTCACCATCCCCGAGCAGGCGCTGATCGCCGCGGGGATGGGGTGCGCCGAGGCCGTGGCGCTCGACGGCGGCATCAGCTCGCAGATCGCCATCCGGGTGGGGAAACGCGTGGTGCGATGGCCCGGGTGGCGCCGCGTGCCCTTGATGTTGCAGGTCCGCAGGCGATAG